One Triticum dicoccoides isolate Atlit2015 ecotype Zavitan chromosome 5B, WEW_v2.0, whole genome shotgun sequence genomic window carries:
- the LOC119312783 gene encoding shaggy-related protein kinase kappa-like isoform X2 encodes MNPNYTEFKFPQIKAHPWHKVFQKKLPPEAMDLVSRFLQYSPDLRCTAMEACMHPFFDELRDPNTRLPNGRPLPPLFNFRSQELNGIPPEVVERLVPEHARRQNLFMALRT; translated from the exons ATGAATCCAAACTACACGGAGTTCAAGTTCCCACAAATTAAGGCTCACCCATGGCACAAG GTTTTTCAGAAAAAGCTTCCACCTGAAGCAATGGACCTTGTCAGCAGGTTTCTCCAATACTCACCAGATCTTCGGTGCACTGCT ATGGAAGCCTGCATGCACCCGTTCTTTGATGAGTTGAGAGATCCAAACACCCGCCTACCTAACGGCCGGCCTCTTCCACCCCTCTTCAACTTCAGATCTCAAG AGCTAAACGGTATACCTCCGGAAGTCGTCGAGCGCCTGGTTCCGGAGCATGCGAGAAGGCAGAACCTGTTCATGGCGCTCCGCACCTAG